Proteins found in one Nitratiruptor sp. SB155-2 genomic segment:
- a CDS encoding metal ABC transporter permease, with protein sequence MGEFLEFFSNSVVASLLISIAIATIGSLMLINRYNYLAASIAHGSYGGIGIALYFGTSILFGATVFALALALLLAYISYTHPQRQDISIGVIWAAGMSIGIIFSDLTPGYHVDLLGYLFGDILMVPKSDLWFMLGVDIAATLFVLLFLHQLLLVAYDKEFAILRGIPVKSLHTATLLLIALTIVMSIRSIGLILVIALFSIPPYIAEKYTKNITSMMIMSGCLAFLMMLLGLLAAYYLNISATASIILVASAFYLVTFIKVRQ encoded by the coding sequence ATGGGTGAATTTTTAGAGTTTTTCTCTAACTCTGTTGTCGCTTCATTGCTCATAAGTATCGCTATCGCTACCATTGGGTCCTTGATGCTCATCAATCGCTACAACTACCTCGCAGCGAGCATCGCACACGGTAGTTATGGAGGTATTGGAATAGCACTGTACTTTGGTACATCCATACTTTTTGGAGCCACTGTTTTTGCTCTTGCCTTGGCACTGCTGCTTGCCTATATCTCCTATACCCATCCCCAGCGTCAAGATATCTCAATCGGTGTCATCTGGGCTGCCGGAATGAGCATCGGTATCATCTTTAGCGATCTTACTCCCGGATACCATGTGGATCTTTTGGGATATCTTTTTGGTGATATCTTGATGGTTCCAAAAAGCGATCTTTGGTTCATGCTTGGAGTCGACATTGCGGCCACGCTCTTTGTTCTACTCTTTTTGCATCAACTGCTCCTGGTGGCGTATGACAAAGAATTTGCCATTTTGCGAGGAATACCTGTAAAAAGTCTCCATACCGCCACCTTGCTGCTTATCGCTTTAACGATCGTCATGAGTATCCGATCTATCGGACTTATTCTGGTCATCGCACTATTCAGCATTCCTCCCTATATCGCGGAAAAATACACGAAAAATATCACTTCCATGATGATCATGTCCGGATGTTTGGCGTTTTTGATGATGCTCTTAGGACTCTTAGCGGCTTATTATCTCAATATCTCGGCCACCGCTTCCATCATTTTGGTCGCATCCGCGTTTTATCTTGTAACTTTCATAAAGGTCAGACAATGA
- a CDS encoding metal ABC transporter ATP-binding protein has product MHKAVEIEHLWFRYQNEYVLEDITATIEENEYVAIIGPNGGGKTTLVKLILGLLQPTKGSVRIFGQPPQKVSNLIGYLPQHINFNLDIPLLAKEVILQGRLYANKRRFDQNDLETLDKVAKQLDIQNILEKKISQLSGGQRQRVLLARAIICDPKILILDEPTASVDLQSQKEIYHLLKNLNLTRIVVSHDINILLEGVKRVFYVNRKLYEHTNIPLKIDKKDGHFCEMELLEELYRSCNG; this is encoded by the coding sequence TTGCACAAAGCCGTTGAGATTGAGCATCTTTGGTTTCGCTACCAAAACGAGTATGTTTTGGAAGATATCACTGCTACAATCGAAGAAAATGAATATGTGGCCATTATAGGGCCAAATGGAGGTGGCAAAACGACTCTTGTCAAACTCATTTTGGGTCTGCTCCAACCTACAAAAGGCAGCGTACGTATTTTTGGTCAGCCACCACAAAAAGTGAGCAACCTCATCGGATACCTTCCTCAACATATCAACTTCAATCTCGATATTCCTTTACTTGCAAAAGAGGTCATTCTACAAGGAAGACTCTATGCAAACAAACGTCGTTTTGATCAAAACGACTTGGAGACCCTCGATAAAGTTGCAAAGCAACTTGACATTCAAAATATCCTTGAAAAAAAGATTTCCCAACTCTCAGGTGGCCAACGCCAAAGAGTACTGCTTGCAAGAGCCATCATTTGCGATCCGAAAATTTTGATTTTGGATGAGCCGACAGCTTCGGTAGATCTACAATCGCAAAAAGAGATCTATCATCTTTTAAAAAATCTAAATCTTACCCGAATCGTCGTCAGTCATGATATCAACATCCTTTTAGAAGGCGTCAAAAGGGTCTTTTACGTCAATAGAAAACTATATGAGCATACGAACATTCCACTGAAAATCGATAAAAAAGATGGCCATTTTTGTGAAATGGAACTACTGGAAGAGCTCTATAGGAGCTGCAATGGGTGA
- a CDS encoding metal ABC transporter solute-binding protein, Zn/Mn family, with protein sequence MRAIVVIFFLTLVLSAKETILVSILPQKYIVNTLAPDSFNVSVLIPKGASPATFSLKPSQAMLIKKAKCYFTIGVPFEKRWLKKFKAINPNLKIVDMGEYVRRFPMKGHYHEHHHEVGLDPHIWLAPPYMQLIGRRTLQELCALDPQKCSLYQKNFLAFTDKIAKIDMQLLKMLQKSSHKTFLIFHPSLGYFAKVYGLRQMAIEEEGKEPKIAHLMEIAKRAKEQHIKTIFIEPQFPKRSAKFLAKKLHAKIVVIDPLAYKWDTNIISIGKAIAQSR encoded by the coding sequence ATGAGAGCAATAGTAGTTATATTTTTTCTCACTTTAGTTTTAAGCGCCAAAGAGACAATCCTCGTTTCTATACTGCCACAAAAATATATCGTTAATACATTGGCACCAGATTCCTTCAATGTTTCTGTTCTCATACCAAAAGGAGCATCTCCGGCTACATTTTCACTCAAGCCTTCCCAGGCAATGCTCATCAAAAAAGCAAAATGCTATTTTACAATCGGTGTTCCTTTTGAAAAAAGGTGGCTGAAAAAGTTTAAAGCAATCAATCCAAATTTAAAAATTGTCGATATGGGAGAGTATGTCCGCAGATTTCCTATGAAAGGCCACTACCATGAACATCATCACGAAGTTGGTCTCGATCCTCATATTTGGCTTGCACCTCCATATATGCAGCTGATTGGCAGAAGAACATTGCAAGAGTTATGTGCACTTGATCCGCAAAAATGCAGCCTGTATCAAAAAAATTTCCTTGCATTCACAGACAAAATAGCGAAAATCGATATGCAGCTGCTCAAAATGCTACAAAAGAGCTCACATAAAACTTTTTTAATTTTTCATCCATCATTGGGCTATTTTGCAAAAGTGTACGGCTTACGACAGATGGCGATCGAAGAAGAGGGAAAAGAACCAAAGATAGCACACTTAATGGAGATCGCAAAAAGAGCCAAAGAGCAGCATATCAAAACGATTTTCATAGAACCCCAGTTTCCAAAAAGAAGCGCCAAGTTTTTGGCAAAAAAGCTTCATGCTAAAATCGTTGTCATCGATCCTTTGGCATATAAGTGGGATACAAATATCATCTCTATAGGAAAAGCGATTGCACAAAGCCGTTGA
- a CDS encoding agmatine deiminase family protein: MRLPAEWEKQKALLVAYPHEESDWSPYLEEARDFFNEFISIVTHYQDVYLITQEDLPLPPTKYDVKILKAQTNDTWVRDFGPITIFESDRPKLLDFTFNGWGLKYPANYDNLVNRKIFQTKKIGFVLEGGSIDSNGEGLLLTTTSCLLEANRNPHMTQEQIGTYLQTTLGVDKIYWLEHGFLDGDDTDGHIDMLARFVAPDTVVYVECDDPKDIHYEALQKMKRQFQNFGLKTIPLPWIAPKYYDGERLPASYANFVFINDAIIVPTYQDSNDEVALNLFRSLFPDRDVIALDASVLIRQHGSIHCSCMNLF; this comes from the coding sequence ATGAGACTACCTGCGGAATGGGAAAAACAGAAGGCTCTTTTGGTAGCATATCCCCATGAAGAGAGTGACTGGTCTCCATATCTTGAAGAAGCAAGAGATTTCTTTAATGAATTTATCTCTATTGTTACTCACTATCAAGATGTCTATCTTATTACACAAGAGGACCTTCCTCTTCCCCCAACAAAGTACGATGTCAAAATTCTCAAAGCCCAAACAAACGATACATGGGTGCGTGATTTCGGACCTATCACGATATTTGAAAGTGATAGACCCAAACTTCTTGATTTCACATTCAACGGCTGGGGACTGAAATACCCGGCAAACTACGATAATCTTGTCAATCGAAAAATATTTCAAACCAAAAAGATAGGCTTTGTACTGGAAGGAGGCAGTATCGATTCCAATGGCGAAGGGCTGTTGCTTACGACAACATCGTGCCTTCTTGAAGCAAACCGGAACCCACACATGACCCAAGAGCAAATTGGAACCTACCTGCAGACTACATTAGGGGTAGACAAAATCTACTGGCTTGAACACGGCTTTTTGGATGGTGACGATACGGACGGCCATATCGATATGCTTGCTCGTTTTGTCGCTCCTGATACAGTTGTCTATGTGGAATGTGACGATCCAAAGGATATCCACTATGAAGCACTGCAAAAGATGAAACGGCAGTTCCAAAATTTTGGACTCAAAACCATTCCGCTTCCCTGGATAGCACCAAAATATTATGATGGCGAGCGTCTTCCGGCAAGTTATGCAAACTTTGTTTTCATCAACGATGCTATTATTGTTCCAACCTATCAAGACAGCAATGACGAAGTAGCTCTCAATCTCTTTCGCTCACTATTTCCAGATAGAGACGTTATAGCCCTCGATGCAAGTGTGCTTATTCGTCAACACGGATCGATACATTGCAGCTGCATGAATCTCTTTTGA
- a CDS encoding antitoxin has translation MEAITKVFRSGNSQAIRIPKEFQLNTEHAKIISKGSYLIIVPIQNEIRKGWDEAFKEMSKNGDDTLLINDVFEEDIDV, from the coding sequence ATGGAAGCAATTACCAAAGTATTTAGAAGTGGAAATTCCCAGGCTATCAGAATCCCAAAAGAGTTCCAGTTAAACACTGAACATGCAAAAATTATTTCAAAAGGAAGTTATCTTATTATCGTGCCTATTCAAAATGAGATAAGAAAAGGTTGGGATGAAGCATTTAAGGAGATGAGTAAAAACGGTGATGATACATTGTTGATAAATGATGTCTTTGAAGAAGATATCGATGTATAG
- a CDS encoding type II toxin-antitoxin system PemK/MazF family toxin, which translates to MYSQYAIVLVNLDPTIGSEIKKTRPCIIISPNEMNFNIKTAIVAPMTSKSKEYPTRVKINDNSYIVLDQIRTIDKQRIIKKIGEIDFETILQIKQTIKEMLVD; encoded by the coding sequence ATGTATAGTCAATATGCTATTGTTCTGGTAAATCTTGATCCAACCATCGGTTCTGAAATAAAAAAGACAAGACCATGTATCATCATATCTCCAAATGAGATGAATTTTAATATTAAAACCGCAATAGTAGCTCCAATGACCTCAAAGTCAAAAGAGTATCCCACCAGAGTTAAAATTAATGATAATTCATATATTGTTTTGGATCAGATAAGGACTATCGATAAACAAAGAATTATCAAAAAAATAGGCGAAATCGATTTTGAGACTATTTTACAAATCAAACAAACTATAAAAGAGATGTTAGTTGACTAA
- a CDS encoding DUF4268 domain-containing protein, with amino-acid sequence MQLGKLKKVDLRSIWENEPRHFTKWLSKEENLNLLGEEIGIDISFIKTEATVGRYNVDILAEEENSGRKIIIENQLEITNHDHLGKIITYASGYDAEIIIWIVKDARDEHKQAIDWLNEHTDSKANFFIVKIELWQIGNSPVAPKFQIVSKPNDWAKALRDSTKNNLTDTKLLQFNFWTRFKEFALENKTKLRLRKVYPQHWYDISYGNSKSHIALIVDTQNKAIRCEIYIPDSKEMYQHFFKNKDNIENALGEKLEWLELPDKKASRIVLAKKADVTNENDWENQFRWLMEKAEMFSQVFGKYKI; translated from the coding sequence ATGCAACTTGGAAAGTTAAAAAAAGTCGATTTACGATCAATTTGGGAGAATGAACCTCGCCACTTTACAAAATGGCTTTCAAAAGAAGAAAATTTAAATTTATTGGGTGAAGAAATAGGTATAGATATTTCTTTTATTAAAACCGAAGCTACAGTAGGAAGATACAATGTTGATATTTTAGCAGAAGAAGAAAATTCAGGTCGTAAAATTATAATTGAAAATCAGCTTGAAATTACCAATCATGATCATTTGGGTAAAATAATTACCTATGCATCAGGATATGATGCGGAGATTATAATATGGATTGTGAAAGATGCCCGTGATGAACATAAACAAGCCATCGATTGGTTAAATGAACATACTGATTCAAAAGCGAATTTTTTTATTGTAAAAATCGAACTGTGGCAAATAGGTAACTCGCCGGTAGCTCCAAAATTTCAAATAGTTTCTAAGCCTAATGATTGGGCAAAGGCCTTAAGGGATTCTACGAAAAATAATTTGACAGATACAAAACTTTTACAATTTAATTTTTGGACAAGATTTAAAGAATTTGCTCTAGAAAATAAAACAAAATTGAGATTAAGAAAAGTTTATCCTCAACATTGGTACGACATTAGCTATGGTAATTCTAAATCCCATATCGCTTTGATTGTCGATACACAGAATAAAGCGATACGATGCGAAATATATATACCGGACTCAAAAGAGATGTATCAACATTTTTTTAAAAATAAAGACAATATTGAAAATGCCCTGGGAGAGAAACTAGAATGGCTAGAACTTCCTGATAAAAAGGCGAGTAGAATAGTATTAGCAAAAAAAGCAGATGTTACAAACGAAAACGATTGGGAAAACCAATTTAGATGGTTAATGGAAAAAGCAGAAATGTTTAGTCAAGTTTTTGGAAAGTACAAAATTTAA
- a CDS encoding alanine racemase, translating into MAYVKLSEKALKHNLETVSKKAGGSDKIAAVLKDNAYGHGIEGFAKKISRLGIKKAVVRTYEEALKIADFFPYILILSDTPRHDSFHYAINDLDTLQVLEPGTKVHLKIDTGMHRNGIALEEIEKAFELLQKNRAHLTGVFTHFRSADELSSELFWQNEQWQTVKQHVIELIKKYNLQKPLFHAANSAALFRLGCEDDFARIGIALYGYTELDDLYEPPALEPVASLWAQKIASRELKKGSRVGYGGVFEAREDMIISTYDAGYADGIFRFQKEIEDGKILGRVSMDSILLEGEKKEICIFSDAKKMARKLGTISYELLVKMPAHLSRTWID; encoded by the coding sequence ATGGCATATGTAAAACTAAGTGAAAAAGCGCTCAAACACAATCTAGAGACTGTATCCAAAAAAGCCGGTGGTAGCGATAAAATAGCTGCTGTTTTAAAAGACAACGCCTATGGGCACGGTATAGAGGGATTTGCAAAAAAGATCAGCAGGCTTGGTATCAAGAAAGCGGTAGTACGAACCTATGAAGAGGCACTGAAGATTGCCGATTTTTTCCCCTATATTCTTATTCTATCCGATACACCCCGCCATGATTCTTTTCATTATGCCATCAATGATTTGGATACATTGCAGGTATTGGAACCAGGGACGAAGGTCCATCTGAAAATTGATACCGGAATGCATAGAAACGGTATCGCTTTAGAGGAGATTGAAAAGGCATTTGAGCTATTACAAAAAAACAGAGCTCATTTGACAGGAGTGTTCACCCATTTTAGAAGTGCAGATGAGTTAAGTAGTGAACTCTTTTGGCAAAATGAGCAGTGGCAAACAGTAAAGCAGCATGTAATAGAATTGATCAAAAAATATAATTTACAAAAACCACTTTTTCATGCTGCAAATAGTGCTGCTCTGTTTCGTTTAGGGTGTGAGGATGATTTTGCAAGAATCGGGATAGCACTATACGGATACACGGAACTGGATGATCTGTATGAGCCTCCTGCTTTAGAGCCGGTTGCGTCGCTTTGGGCGCAAAAAATCGCTTCAAGAGAGTTAAAAAAAGGTAGCCGAGTCGGATACGGGGGTGTTTTCGAAGCCAGGGAGGATATGATTATCAGTACCTATGATGCAGGCTATGCAGACGGAATTTTTCGCTTCCAAAAAGAGATTGAAGATGGGAAAATTTTAGGAAGAGTGAGCATGGACTCCATCCTCTTGGAAGGAGAGAAAAAAGAGATTTGTATCTTTAGCGATGCTAAAAAGATGGCCCGTAAACTAGGGACGATCAGCTACGAACTTCTTGTCAAAATGCCGGCACATCTTAGTCGCACCTGGATTGATTAG
- a CDS encoding PP0621 family protein, whose product MLFKILLLAAVIGAIYYFFIKKKPIAHDKETDTMVECDTCGTYVSNKEAIIKNGKYYCSKECAGAK is encoded by the coding sequence ATGTTATTTAAAATTTTACTTCTTGCAGCTGTCATCGGTGCAATCTACTACTTCTTTATCAAGAAAAAACCGATCGCCCATGACAAAGAGACGGATACTATGGTAGAGTGCGATACATGTGGAACATATGTAAGCAACAAAGAAGCGATCATTAAAAATGGCAAATACTACTGCTCAAAAGAGTGTGCGGGAGCAAAATGA
- the rsmG gene encoding 16S rRNA (guanine(527)-N(7))-methyltransferase RsmG: protein MSTEEKLNIFTQKLLEWNKIHNLTGSKSEEEVQENIEDALFALQFLPDTIQNALDIGTGAGFPGLVLAIAMPKTQWILTEPRQKRASFLHYMKSILNLSNVIVYKKRVEQIEAVPMDLITSRAVMKTKDLIDLSKKFITPSTTLLFYKGENLGDELKGMEHYSIFERGKRKYLLLKGDDVI, encoded by the coding sequence ATGAGTACCGAAGAAAAACTCAATATTTTTACCCAAAAACTTCTGGAGTGGAACAAGATCCACAATCTAACAGGGTCAAAGAGTGAAGAGGAGGTACAAGAGAATATAGAAGATGCCCTCTTTGCACTACAGTTTCTACCCGATACCATACAAAATGCCCTCGACATCGGTACAGGAGCCGGTTTCCCCGGACTCGTTTTGGCCATTGCGATGCCAAAGACACAATGGATTCTTACCGAACCAAGACAAAAACGAGCCAGTTTCCTACACTATATGAAATCGATTCTAAACTTATCGAATGTAATAGTATATAAAAAAAGAGTGGAACAGATCGAGGCAGTCCCCATGGATCTCATCACTTCACGAGCTGTGATGAAGACAAAAGATCTCATTGATCTCAGTAAAAAGTTCATAACACCCTCAACGACACTTCTCTTTTACAAAGGAGAAAATCTTGGAGATGAACTTAAGGGAATGGAACACTACTCTATATTTGAGCGAGGAAAAAGAAAATATCTACTACTAAAGGGAGATGATGTTATTTAA
- the ribA gene encoding GTP cyclohydrolase II, protein MDIKVSEVANLPTSYGDFKIQCFAQGCKEHLVMIKEPLGKAPVVRVHSECLTGDTLGSKKCDCGEQLHFALNFIAKHGGMLIYLRQEGRNIGLLNKVNAYALQDRGYDTIEANHQLGFSADERTYEMVEFILDFYGIDQIRLLTNNPKKIESLKNVEIIERIPIKVSPNPHNEAYLKTKKEKMGHML, encoded by the coding sequence ATGGATATTAAAGTCAGTGAAGTCGCCAACCTCCCTACGAGCTATGGAGATTTTAAAATTCAATGCTTTGCACAGGGGTGCAAAGAGCATCTCGTAATGATAAAAGAGCCTCTTGGCAAAGCACCTGTTGTAAGAGTACACTCAGAATGCCTCACTGGCGATACGCTAGGCAGTAAAAAGTGCGATTGCGGCGAACAGCTGCACTTTGCCTTAAACTTCATTGCAAAACATGGAGGAATGCTCATCTATCTCAGACAAGAGGGACGCAATATCGGACTTTTGAACAAAGTGAACGCCTATGCCCTGCAAGATAGAGGATACGATACCATCGAAGCAAACCATCAGCTTGGATTTTCCGCAGATGAGCGAACATACGAGATGGTTGAGTTTATTCTCGATTTTTACGGAATTGATCAAATACGTCTCCTTACCAACAATCCCAAAAAGATAGAGAGCCTTAAAAATGTAGAGATTATTGAGCGAATCCCTATCAAAGTTTCACCAAATCCCCATAATGAAGCCTATTTAAAAACCAAAAAAGAGAAAATGGGACATATGCTTTGA
- the hemB gene encoding porphobilinogen synthase gives MFKRFRRLRLNPVMRNLVQETRLSVNDFIYPLFVRSGEGIKKEVDSMPGVYQMSIDEVVKECEELKKLGLYAVILFGIPDVKDSVGSEALCESGIIARAIKAIKEAHPDMFVVTDLCFCEYTDHGHCGVLDPKLQTVDNDATLELLAKQAVVHAKAGSDMIAPSGMMDGMIAAIRAGLDAAGFSHIPIMSYSTKFASAYYGPFRDVAESAPSFGDRRSYQMNPANRREAVLESIEDETEGADILMVKPALAYLDIVRDIREASMLPLAVYNVSGEYSMLKMAARAGVIDYEKVMMETLLGFKRAGADIIITYHAKEAAKLL, from the coding sequence ATGTTCAAACGTTTTCGAAGGCTCAGGCTCAATCCTGTAATGAGAAACCTTGTCCAAGAGACGAGGCTCAGTGTCAATGACTTTATCTATCCTCTGTTTGTCCGAAGTGGCGAAGGGATCAAAAAAGAGGTGGACTCGATGCCCGGAGTCTACCAGATGAGTATCGATGAAGTGGTAAAAGAGTGCGAAGAGTTGAAAAAACTTGGGCTCTATGCAGTGATTCTTTTTGGCATTCCCGATGTGAAAGATAGTGTTGGCAGTGAAGCGCTTTGTGAGTCAGGAATCATTGCGCGTGCTATCAAAGCGATCAAAGAGGCACATCCCGATATGTTTGTGGTGACAGATCTTTGTTTTTGCGAATATACCGATCATGGTCATTGTGGAGTACTCGATCCGAAACTCCAAACGGTAGATAACGATGCCACTCTTGAGCTGTTGGCAAAACAGGCTGTAGTCCATGCAAAAGCCGGGAGTGATATGATCGCTCCAAGCGGGATGATGGATGGAATGATTGCCGCTATCAGAGCGGGGCTTGATGCAGCAGGATTTAGCCATATTCCTATCATGAGCTATTCGACAAAGTTTGCCAGTGCCTACTATGGACCGTTTCGTGATGTGGCAGAGTCTGCTCCAAGTTTTGGGGATAGAAGAAGCTATCAGATGAATCCGGCAAACAGGAGAGAAGCGGTACTGGAAAGCATAGAGGATGAAACAGAAGGTGCAGATATATTGATGGTCAAACCGGCCCTAGCATACCTGGATATCGTTCGAGATATCAGGGAAGCTTCGATGCTTCCGTTGGCTGTATACAATGTAAGCGGGGAGTATTCGATGCTGAAGATGGCTGCTCGAGCAGGGGTGATCGATTATGAAAAGGTGATGATGGAGACGCTTCTTGGTTTCAAACGTGCAGGTGCGGATATCATCATCACCTACCATGCGAAAGAGGCTGCAAAACTGCTATAA
- the argF gene encoding ornithine carbamoyltransferase, producing MRHFLTLKDFTKEEILEMIELARSIKAQTKRREFVPYMENKTLAMIFEKSSTRTRVSFEVGIYQLGGIGLFLSKNDIQLGRGEPMKDTARVVSRICDMVMIRTYEQSKLEEFAAFSQVPVINGLTNEYHPVQLMADYLTMIEYGKADSPVVAYVGDGNNMTHSWLMLASKLGFTLRIATPKGYEPDPNIVEDAMRFAKESGATIELMHDPKAAVQDADVVTTDTWISMGQEEEKEKRIKDFKGFQVDTILMSLAKKDAIFLHCLPAYRGYEVSEEVFEAHAEEIFDEAENRLHAQKGIMVWLDRKRGES from the coding sequence TTGAGACACTTTTTGACACTGAAAGATTTTACGAAAGAAGAGATTTTGGAGATGATCGAACTGGCCCGTTCGATCAAAGCCCAGACCAAGCGAAGAGAATTTGTTCCATATATGGAAAACAAGACTTTGGCGATGATTTTCGAAAAGAGTTCCACTCGAACGAGAGTCAGTTTTGAAGTAGGTATTTATCAGCTTGGCGGAATCGGACTTTTTTTGAGTAAAAACGATATCCAGCTCGGTCGCGGTGAACCTATGAAAGATACGGCTCGCGTAGTAAGCCGAATATGCGATATGGTAATGATACGAACCTATGAGCAAAGCAAACTGGAAGAGTTTGCGGCTTTTAGTCAAGTGCCTGTCATTAACGGATTGACAAACGAGTACCATCCCGTTCAGTTGATGGCCGATTATCTGACGATGATAGAGTATGGAAAAGCAGATAGTCCTGTCGTGGCGTATGTTGGAGATGGAAACAACATGACCCATTCTTGGCTCATGCTGGCAAGTAAGCTTGGGTTTACCCTTCGCATAGCGACACCAAAAGGGTACGAGCCAGATCCGAATATCGTAGAGGATGCGATGCGTTTTGCCAAAGAGAGCGGAGCGACGATTGAACTCATGCACGATCCAAAAGCGGCAGTCCAAGATGCCGATGTGGTAACGACAGATACATGGATAAGCATGGGACAAGAAGAGGAAAAAGAGAAAAGAATTAAAGATTTTAAAGGGTTCCAAGTTGATACAATACTCATGTCATTGGCAAAAAAGGATGCTATCTTTTTACACTGTCTGCCTGCTTACAGGGGATATGAAGTCTCTGAGGAGGTGTTTGAAGCGCACGCCGAAGAGATTTTCGATGAGGCAGAAAACAGACTCCATGCCCAAAAGGGGATTATGGTCTGGCTCGATAGAAAAAGGGGTGAATCGTGA
- a CDS encoding multiheme c-type cytochrome produces the protein MRYFLVALMILPIFAANISKKYMVANNCMACHKWVVDKWKTSWHSRSHYSKDPLYKATLQYMSKKLHRPLEAIEIKCAQCHNPRMDVKKMSEDEIISRAVGIGDKKTDEAINAAYVKDGINCIVCHNIKAIKESHDPDKRGYKSIVWGPNDTMVGPFADAKSPYHKTMQADHFLHPNKLCFVCHYNGRNKYHKLVYETGMEYEQSGSTKQCVECHMSEKRERRLANIVVNGSLPKIRTVRDHLFMGARNGDILQKALDVKASVNNGRLTIHLINRTPHRVPTGFAGRMVVIEAHFGNTVKKEIIKTQYLDRKGRVTVPYLGKKKVFDNRILPKEDRVVTFDLPSSNLHEVSIKIYYRLINDDLEKKLKVSDPIFHKNYPIANLKLKI, from the coding sequence GTGAGATATTTTTTGGTTGCCTTGATGATACTTCCAATTTTTGCCGCCAATATCAGTAAAAAATATATGGTAGCCAATAACTGTATGGCATGTCACAAATGGGTAGTGGACAAATGGAAAACCTCTTGGCATTCACGATCGCACTACTCAAAAGACCCGCTTTATAAAGCAACGTTGCAGTATATGTCCAAAAAACTGCATCGACCATTGGAAGCGATCGAGATCAAATGTGCCCAGTGTCACAATCCTCGGATGGATGTGAAAAAAATGAGTGAGGATGAAATCATTTCAAGAGCGGTTGGAATCGGTGATAAAAAGACAGATGAAGCGATCAATGCAGCCTATGTGAAAGACGGGATCAACTGTATCGTCTGTCACAATATCAAGGCGATCAAAGAGAGTCACGATCCCGATAAACGGGGATATAAAAGTATCGTATGGGGACCAAACGATACGATGGTTGGACCTTTTGCCGACGCAAAGTCTCCATATCATAAAACGATGCAAGCAGACCATTTTCTCCATCCAAACAAACTCTGTTTCGTGTGCCACTATAACGGCCGAAACAAATATCATAAACTGGTTTATGAAACTGGTATGGAGTATGAACAATCAGGTTCGACCAAACAGTGTGTAGAGTGTCATATGAGTGAAAAAAGAGAGCGTCGTTTGGCGAATATCGTAGTAAATGGCTCTTTACCAAAAATCAGAACCGTGCGGGACCATCTCTTTATGGGTGCTAGAAACGGCGATATTTTGCAAAAAGCTCTAGATGTGAAAGCATCGGTAAACAATGGCAGACTAACGATCCACTTGATCAACAGAACGCCCCACAGGGTCCCGACAGGCTTTGCAGGGAGAATGGTGGTCATAGAGGCTCATTTTGGAAATACTGTGAAAAAAGAGATCATCAAAACGCAATATCTTGATAGAAAAGGAAGAGTGACTGTTCCGTATTTGGGTAAAAAGAAAGTATTTGATAATAGAATTTTGCCAAAAGAGGATCGCGTAGTAACATTCGATCTTCCTTCCAGTAATCTTCATGAAGTTTCGATCAAAATATATTATCGACTGATCAATGACGACTTAGAAAAAAAATTGAAAGTATCTGATCCAATTTTTCATAAAAACTATCCTATTGCCAATTTGAAACTTAAGATATAA